CTCTCCCCCGAGAGTCTTTAAAACAGCGTGACGCTTACTGGCAGGCTTCGCAGTCCGGGTCGTCCAGTGAGCAGGCCGCGGGTACGGCTGCCGGTGCTGGCTCGGCTTGCGGTGCTGCCGGGGCTGCGCTGGCGGCCGGGGCGCCACCGGAACTTACTGCGTTCAGGGTGCCGCTGTTCACGGTGGATTTCTCCGTGGAGGTGGCAGCCAGTGCACGCAGGTAGTAGGTGGTTTTCAAACCGCGGTACCAGGCCATGCGGTAGGTGAGATCCAGCTTCTTGCCATTGGCGCCGGCGATGTAGAGGTTCAGGGACTGGGCCTGATCGATCCACTTCTGACGGCGGCTGGCGGCGTCCACGATCCAGCGCGGCTCCACTTCAAATGCGGTGGCGTACTTGGCTTTCAGGTCGGCCGGGATGCGGTCGATCTTCTGCACGGAACCTTCGTAGTACTTGAGGTCATTGACCATCACCTTGTCCCACAGGCCGCGGGCTTTCAGGTCGTGTACCAGGTAGGGGTTCACGACGGTGAATTCGCCAGACAGGTTCGATTTCACGTACAGGTTCTGGTACGTGGGCTCGATGGACTGGGATACGCCGGTAATGTTGGCGATGGTTGCGGTCGGGGCGATGGCCATGACGTTGGAGTTACGCATGCCCTGGCTGGCAACCTTGTTGCGCACCACGTCCCAATCCAGGGTGCTGCTGGTGTCCTGGTCGATGAACTGCTCGCCGCGGTTCTTGGCCAGGATTTCGATGGAGTCGATCGGCAGGATGCCCTGGCTCCACAGGGAACCTTCGTAGCTGGTGTAGCTGCCGCGTTCCGCCGCCAGATCACTGGAGGTGGAAATGGCGTAGTAGCTGATCGCTTCCATGGTGGTGTCGGCGAACTGTACGGCTTCATCGCTGGAGTAGGAGATGCCGGCCTTGTACAGCGCGTCCTGGAAGCCCATCAGGCCCAGGCCCACCGGACGGTGGCGCATGTTGGACTGACGCGCGGTTTCCACGGAGTAGTAGTTGATGTCGATGACGTTATCGAGCATGCGCACGGCGGTCTTCACGGTGCCTTCCAGCTTGACCATGTCGAGCTTGCCGTCTTCGCCAATGTGCTGGGACAGGTTGACCGAGCCCAGGTTACAGACCGCGATTTCGTCGTTCGCCTTGGTGTTCAGGGTGATCTCGGTGCACAGGTTGGAGCTGTGTACCACACCGGCGTGCTGCTGCGGGCTGCGCAGGTTACAGGCGTCCTTGAAGGTGATCCAGGGGTGGCCGGTTTCAAACAGCATGCCCAGCATCTTGCGCCACAGGTCCAGCGCGCGCACTTTCTTGTGCAGCTTCAGCTTGCCGGTGGCGGCCAGGTTTTCGTAGTGGGTGTAGCGCTCTTCGAACTTGTCACCGAACAGGTCGTGCAGGTCCGGGGTGTCTGCCGGAGAGAAGAGGGTCCACTCTTTGTCTTCGAACACACGCTTCATGAACAGGTCCGGCACCCAGTTGGCGGTGTTCATGTCGTGGGTACGGCGACGGTCGTCACCGGTGTTCTTGCGCAGCTCGAGGAATTCTTCGATATCCAGGTGCCAGGTTTCCAGGTAGGCACACACCGCGCCCTTGCGCTTGCCGCCCTGGTTCACCGCTACCGCGGTGTCGTTGGCCACTTTCAGGAAGGGCACAACACCCTGGGATTTGCCGTTGGTGCCTTTGATGTAGGAACCGAGCGAACGCACTGGCGTCCAGTCGTTACCCAGGCCGCCGGCCCACTTGGACAGCATGGCGTTGTCCTGAATGGCACCGTAAATACCGTGCAGGTCGTCGGGCACGGTGGTCAGGTAGCAGGAGGACAGCTGCGGACGCAGGGTACCGGCGTTGAACAGGGTTGGGGTGGAGCTCATGTAGTCGAAAGAGCTCAGCAGGTTGTAGAACTCGATGGCGCGCTCGTTCGGGTTCTCTTCATTGATAGCGAGGCCCATGGACACGCGCATGAAGAACAGCTGCGGCAGTTCGAAGCGCACGTCGTCGGAGTGCAGGAAGTAGCGGTCGTACAGGGTCTGCAGGCCGAGGTAGGTGAACTGGTGATCGCACTCGGGCTTGATGGCGTCGCCCAGTTTTTCCAGGTCGAAGTTGGCCAGTGCCGGGTCCAGCAGTTCCAGTTCGATACCTTTGGCCACGTAGGCGGCCAGTGCCGGCTTGTACAGGGCTTTCATTTCCTGCTGGGTGGCGGACTCGGCGACACCCAGGAAGCGCAGTGCTTCGGCGCGCAGCTTGTCCAGCAGCAGGAATGCGGTGGCGTAGGTGTAGTTGGGTTCCTGTTCCACCAGGGTGCGCGCGGTAATTACCAGCGCGGTATTGATGTCGGTTTCGGAAACGCCGTCGTACAGGTTTTTCAGCGCTTCGTTCAGGATTACCTCGCCGTCTACATCGGTGAGACCTTCACAGGCTTCTTGCACGATGGTGCGCAGGCGCTCCATGTCCAGCGGTACCAGAGAACCGTCTTCCATTTTTACCCGGATGCTCGGGTGGGCAGCGGCAGGCTGGGCCGCCGGCTTTTCTTTTTCTTTCTGAGCACGCAGGCGCGCGTGCTCTTCGCGGTACAGCACGTAGTCACGGGCAATCTTGTGTTCGCCAGCACGCATCAGCTCCAGTTCGACCTGGTCCTGAATTTCTTCGATGTGAATGGTGCCGCCGGAGGGCATGCGACGCTTGAACGTCGCACTGATGTGGGAAACCAGGTCGGCCACGCGCTCGTGGATACGGCTGGACGCTGCGGCAGTACCGCCCTCAACCGCGAGGAATGCCTTGGTGACGGCCACGGAGATTTTGCTGTCGTCATAAGGTACGACGGTGCCATTGCGCTTGATGACGCGGACCTGACCGGGGGCCGTGGCAGCCAAAGAGGTGCTGCTGGCTTGGTCTGTTACCGATTCCTTGGTAGTGCCGTTGGGCACAGACTGGGAGCGCCCTGTCTCTGTGTGCATGAAATTCTCCGTAAAGTTTGCGCGCGTGTCTGGTCGACTTGCTTTGGTTTTTGCTTTGGTTTTTGCGTAACAAATAGTGCGTACGCCGGCTTGTGGCCGAACATTCTTTACCGCTGCCTACTGAACACGGCGATACACCGGGCCGCTGGGGCAGTCTGTACAAGTCGCAGGCACAAGCAGTGTCGGCGAAGCCGCGGCTCCGCTCGGGTAACTCTTGTGGGGTACTGCTTGAGACTGCGTATGAACGTCGATGCCGCCCAGCGCTCGGGGTATGGTACCGATGGCTCGGTGGGTGGATGGCTGCGCGGGGTTTCCCTCGCGTTAGTTATCCACCGTTATCCACTTTTCCCGATACCCGCCTGTGGGCAGGTTGCTGCTAGTTGGTACGGTTGAGGCCAAACACAATATGTTGTGGTCTGGAATTTGCGCTCTGTGCCGCTTTCGCCAGGTTATACACCTGCTCGGGAGCACTTTGCGTAGCCCTTCAGGGCTACTCAAACCCTATATGTTGGGGTTCGACCTCGGATGAGCAACAAGATAATGCGATTGAGGGGGTAATTCAAGGCGGATAACTTCGGGGTTACTTGTGGATAATTTGTGGGTAGGCCGGGCGACGTGGATTTTTTCCGCCGCCAGCGCCCGCCACTGCTAGCTGGGTATAAAAAATGACCAGGCGCTTTTGAAGGCGGGTGTTTTTAAGAATATTTTTTAATAGTAAGCGGGTCTTAAATTAAGCGGGGCAATAACCCGCAAGGCTTGATTATTCGCTGATCAAAGGGGCACTGCCAGGTCAGTTTGTACAGCTCTGACAGGTGGCGCCTGAGACCTTTGTTGGGTGTTTTTTACGCAGCGCCAGTTGTGGACAACTTTGCCGAATGTCGGGCGACAATATTGGGCGGCAAAGAAGCGCCGGAGGTATGTCCGGCGCCTCTCGTCTGGGGTTGAGGAAGGCGCAATCAGTTGCTGTTGTCCTGCAGGAATTCCATCAGGGCCTTTTGCGCGTGCAAGCGGTTCTCGGCCTCGTCCCACACCACCGAAATCTTGTCGTCTTCCAGCAGCTCGCCACTGACTTCCTCACCGCGGTGCGCCGGCAGGCAGTGCATGAACACGGCGTCGCTGTTGGCGTGGCTCATCAGCTCATGGTCAACCAGGAAGCCCTCAAAGGCCTTGAGGCGAATCTGCTGTTCGGTCTCCTGGCCCATGGAGGCCCACACATCGGTGGCAACCCAGTCGGAACCGCGTACCGCGTCTTCCGGTTTGCGGAAAATCGACACCCGGTCGCCCGCGGCGGCAACGATGCTCTCGTCCGGGTCGTACCCTTCCGGGCAGGCAATGCGCAGTTCGAAGTCGTACTGGCGTGCGGCATTAATGTAGGAGTGGCACATGTTGTTGCCGTCGCCTACCCAGGTCACCACTTTGCCTTCCGGGCTACCGCGATGCTCGACATAGGTCTGCAGGTCGGCCAGTAGCTGGCAGGGGTGGTAGCTGTCGGACAGGGCATTGATCACCGGCACCTTGCTGTATTCCGCAAAGCGCTCGAGCACGTTGTGGCCGAAGGTGCGGATCATCACCATGTCCACCATGCGCGAGATCACCCGTGCGCTGTCTTCGATGGGTTCGCCGCGGCCCAGCTGGGTATCGCGGGGGGACAGGAACAGCGCGCTGCCGCCCATCTGCGCCATGCCGGCCTCGAAAGAGACCCGGGTGCGTGTCGAGGACTTCTCGAAAATCATTCCCAGAACTTTATTGCGAAAGGGTTCGCTGGCTACGCCCTGGTTGCGCAGGGCCTTGAGTTCAATGGCGCGCTCAATAATGTTGCGCAGCTCGTCTTTGCTCAGGTCCATCAGGGTAAGGAAGTGTCTGACTGCCATGGGTAAATCCTCCGTAAATCAGGCGGCCTGTTGGGCGAAGTCGCGTACCAGTGCGGCGACGGTGGTTGCGACCTGGCTGCACTCGGCGTCGGTGAGGGTCAGTGGTGGCAGCAGGCGCACCACGTTGCCGGCGGTAACATTGATCAGCATGCCCTGGGCGCGGGCCTGCTCGACCAGTTCTGCGCAGGGGCGATCCAGCTCAATACCGATCAGCAGGCCAAGCCCGCGAATCTCGTTGACCCGGGTACAGTTTGCCAGCTCGCGGTTGAGTTGATCCAGCAGTTGCGCACCGAGTTTTTCCGCGCGCTCGATGAGCCATTCGTTTTCCAGTGTTTCGAGCACCGCGAGGCCGGCGCGGCACGCCAGCGGGTTACCGCCAAAAGTGGAGCCGTGGGCACCGGCGGTAAACAGGGTCGCGGCGTCGCCGCGGGCCAGGCAGGCGCCGATGGGGACGCCGTTGCCCAGGCCTTTGGCCGTGGTCACCACATCTGGCAGCAGGCCCGGGTGGTGCTGGTAAGCAAACAGCTTGCCGCTGCGGCCATTGGCCGTCTGGATTTCATCCAGCATCAGCAGCCAATTGTGCTGGTCGCACAGGCGGCGCAGGCCGGGCAGGTAATCCCCATCGGGGATGCGGATTCCGCCTTCCCCCTGAATCGGCTCCACCAGGATGGCCACGATGTCATCGTGCTGGCTCGCCAGGGTTTCGATCGCGGCTACGTCGTTGAAGGGCACGCGCAGGAAGCCCTCGGGCAAGGGGGCAAAACCCTGCTGCACTTTTGGGTTGCCGGTGGCCGTCAGGGTGGCGAGGGTACGGCCGTGGAAGGCGCCGTCGGTCACGATGATTTTTGGGCAGGCGAGGCCGCGCTCGTTGCCGAGCTTGCGCGCCAGCTTGATGGCCGCCTCATTGGCCTCCGCACCGGAGTTGGAGAAAAACACGTTGTCCATGCCGGACAGGGACACGAGCTTTTCAGCGAGCTGTTCCTGGGGCGGGATGTTGTACAAATTGGACACGTGCAGCAGCGTATTGGCTTGCTCCTGAATCGCCTGGGTGACGGCCGGGTGGCAGTGGCCGAGGCCGCACACAGCAATCCCGGAGAGGGCATCGAGGTATCGTCGGCCGTTGTCGTCCCAAACGTAGTTGCCTTCACCTCTGACCAGGGTCAGGGTTCTGTTACCGTAGTTATGCATCAACGCGGGACTGGCCACTTTGCGATCTCCTCTGTGAGTGGGCCGAGACAGGAGAAACCGCAGAAAATACGCCTCAGGCGCGCTCTGTCCGCAATTTCTCCGGAAAGCCGGCAATACTAGCACAGCCTGGCGGCGGCACCACCAGAGTGCATCTGGAGAGAGTACCTTAATAGGGTATCTGAGCGGCGCGGTGGCAGGGGCGTGCGCTCACTCGGGAATCGGGTACAATGCGCGCTTTCAAGATGGATTGGTACCGGTCGCCGGTGCCGGAAATTCCCCAACCCGAGGTTTGCTTCCACTATGGATACTCTGGAAAACATCAAAAAGCAGATTGCCGACAATGACATCCTGCTTTATATGAAAGGCAGCCCTAACGCCCCCCAGTGCGGTTTTTCCATGCGTGCATCCCAGGCGATCATGGCCTGTGGCCAGCGCTTTGCCTATGTGGACATTCTGGCGAACCCGGATATCCGTGCGGAGCTGCCGAAGTACGCCAACTGGCCGACCTTCCCGCAGTTGTGGGTAAAGCAGGAGCTGATCGGCGGCTGCGACATCATTATGGAAATGTATGAGAATGGCGAGCTGAAGACCCTGATTGAAGAAGCGGCCAAGGGTGCCGAAGAGGGCGCCGGCGACGCTCAGTAATCGACGTTTTCCGCCCACAAAAAAACCGCGGCACTGGCCGCGGTTTTTTTATGCCCGGGTTTTGCGGGGCTTACTCTTCCGAGGCGCTAGCCATCTGGGTTTGCAGGTAGTTTTGCAGGCCGACCTTGTCGATCAGGCTCAGCTGGGTTTCCAGCCAGTCTACGTGCTCTTCTTCTGAGTCCAGGATTTTTTCCAGCAGCTCGCGGCTACCGTAATCACGTACGGACTCGCAGTAGGCGATGCCATCGCGCAGATCGGGGATGGCTTTTTGCTCGAGCTTCAGGTCGCACTTGAGCATTTCTTCGGTGTTTTCACCGATCAGCAGTTTGCCCAGGTGTTGCAGGTTCGGAATACCCTCGAGAAACAGGATTCGCTCGATCAGCCAATCGGCGTGTTTCATTTCGTCGATGGACTCGTGGTACTCCTTATCGGCCAGCTCCTTCAGCCCCCAGTCCTTGAACATGCGGGAGTGCAGAAAATACTGGTTGATGGCAATCAGCTCGTTTCCCAGTGCCTTGTTCAAATGTTCGATGACTTTGGGATCGCCTTTCATGGTGTTCTCCTTGAGCCGCTTGGCTGTGTCCTGTGCGGAAATGTATGGGTCAAAAACCGTTGGCGCTGAAAATTTTTAATTGAAAGCTGCGGGAAATTCCGGTGGACACCATTGCGGATGTCTTCGGGATACCCTTGCAAATACTTCCAGAATTGTAGAGTCAGCAACGCAAGATTGTGTGGAGTTTGCGTTGAGGAAATGGACAAGTCAAGCGCGGAATGTCGGCGAACGTGCGAGAAAAAAGCGGGAAAATTAACGGGAAAAAGGCAGAGAACTACAACGAGAATGATTGCCGTTTAGATTGTTTTGGTCGGCGCTGGTACAGGCCGTACATTCGGTCACCCCATGGAAGGTAGTTTGCCTACTGAATAGGCGTTTTTAATGAAGGAAATTCGTTGCGGGCTATTTCTGGGGAGGGCGGGCGTTGAGTGTATTGCGCATGGCATTGAGTTGCTTTTGTACCGTAGTGCTGTCGAAACTGTCCTGAACGCCTTTGCTGCAGTCTTCTTCCAGTCGCTCGATAAGCGTCCGCATGGCCTTGCGGTCGGCGTCTCGGGTACAGATTTCCGCCAGCTCGTTCAGTGCGCTTAACAGGTGACGCATTACCACACCGCTGTCGCGGCCATACTCCCGGATTTCGTCCAGCGCCGCGGCCAGCACATCGGCAAAGTCCAGCTCAATGGTGACCAGACGTAGCACATCCTCGTCGTCGCTAAAGCAATTGGGTAGTTCGGGGCGCTGCAGCACTATGCCCATTCCGTCAATCAGGCGGTCGATACAGGTGTAGGCGGTAAACGGATCATTGATGCCCGGTGACAGTGCCCGTACGGCAATCTGTGCCAGTTGCCGGACCGAAAAAATCACATCCTGCTCGGCGGTTGGCTGCGGCCCCAGTGCAATGGCTCCGAGAACAACATCTTCAATGGCGCGGGTGTCCATGTGTCGGGGCGGGTTGTAAATCCGGGCGACGCTTCCCCAGTGGTACAGGAAGGTTCCGGGGTGCATATCCAGCCAGATACAGCACTGGTGTTCGCTGGCCCAGTCGATCAATTTTTGACGATCGATGCGTTGCACGTACCCCTCTTTGTGCGCCCGCACACCCAGGACATCATCACCGAGATGGATTTTTCTCAGGTCCTGGCGGCGGAAGCGTGGATCCAGGCAGTGCTCGCGGGGGTAGATGCCATCCAGCGCCGCGCGGAACTCGCTGTTTATCCGGAAGGTGATGTTGTCGATCTGGATCGACTGCGCCACGTTGTGGATAAAGTAAATCAGGTAGGCAATACAGGCCAGCGTGAGTAACAGGGCGAAGCTGATGGTCAGCGTGTGGCGGTTACCCGGCACACTGGTGTCGATGCCACGCATTGCCAGCAGCGCATAAACGAAAGTCGAGAGAAAGATGCCCAGCGATATTTGAGTGCCGCGGTCGCGGATAAAGTTGCGTACCAGTCTCGGGCCAAATTGATTGGAGGCGAGAGTAAGGGCGACGGTGGTGATGGAAAACACGGTGCCGGCGACGGTGATGGTAGAGCTGGCGATGGCGGCAAGCAGCGCGCGGGCACTGTCCGGGTCGCGCAGTGTCAGCCAGCCCAAACCGGGCAGTTGATCCAGGTCCCGATGTTGGTCAAAGGCAAGACACCCCTGAGCGAGCAGAATGGCCGCGGCCATCATGATCGCCGGAATTACCCAGAAGCTGGCGCGTAACCGCTCTGAAATATGCAGGAGCTGATGCTTCATGGCGTCCGTTTCAAGTGACTGGCGACCGGCCGTGGTACTTGGCGGCGGTCGTGGCACTTAAAGATAGGACAGCAGGGGGAGCTTGCCAGATGGATGTGTTCAGGGAAGGGGCGGTAACAGCGGGAGGGGTAGCAAGGCCGCAAGTAACTGTGGGCACCGTGAATCGCGGTGCCCTAGTGCGGCTGAATCGTGCACTCAGCCCGCAGAGTAGAAGAGGGCGCTGTTGGTATTGGCCATCATGCCGGCAGTCATGGTTTCGTCGATGATTTCCTGAGTCAGCTCTGCACAACGGCCACACTGCGAGGACACGCCCAGATGGCGGCGCAGGGCTTTAACCGAAGTGGAGCCATCGTACACGGCTTCTTTGATCTGGCTGTCGGTGATGCCTTTACAGATACAAACGTACATCGCTGTTGACCCTGGCGGAAATAAGCTTAACTTTCAAACGGATGTTGATCTTATTGGTAATGAGAATAAGTGTCAATAAGATTATGCTCCCGTTCGTTAATTATTCTAGTTGGCCGGAAAGTGACCGGAAAGTGCATTTTGGACTGGGCAGTCAAGGTGCCTGGTGCGGTTTTTTGCGCGGTGGGGTGCGGGTGTCTGGGGGCGAGGCGGTGCGTGTCTGACCGTGAGGCGCCTGCTATCGCGTTTATATAAAAATTTAATGGGACAGGCATAGGTGCCTGTGTATCATAGCGGCCCCCTATCAAGCATTCGTTAATTTATAGCTATTGGTTATAAATTGAACACCCCTAAAGTAAAACATTTATCTCATTGAGGAGGTTCTCATGGCCGTATTAGTAGGCAAGCCCGCTCCGGACTTCACCGCCGCTGCAGTACTGGGTAATGGCGAGATCGTTGACGCGTTCAACCTCGCAGAAACCATCAAAGGCAAGAAAGCGGTTATCTTCTTCTACCCGCTGGACTTCACTTTCGTATGTCCTTCCGAGCTGATCGCTTTCGATCACCGCTTTGAAGAGTTCAAAAAGCGTGGCGTTGAAGTGATTGGTGTGTCCATCGACTCCCAGTTCTCTCACAATGCTTGGCGTAACACCTCCGTCAACGAAGGCGGTATCGGCCAGGTACAGTACACCCTGGTTGCCGACGTTAAGCACGAAATCTGCCAGGCTTACGACGTTGAGTCCGAAGGCGGCGTTGCTTTCCGTGGTTCCTTCCTGATCGACGAAGAAGGCACTGTTCGCCACCAGGTAGTGAACGACCTGCCGCTGGGCCGTAACGTAGACGAAATGCTGCGCATGGTAGACGCACTGGCGTTCCACCAGGAGCACGGTGAAGTGTGTCCGGCTGGCTGGCAGGAAGGCGACAAGGGCATGAACGCTTCTCCGGAAGGTGTTGCCGCTTACCTGAGCGAGAACTCCGACAAGCTGTAAGGTTTGTCTGAGCCGGGGGCAGAATTTGCCCCCGCCGCGTGAAAACCGCCGCAAGGCGGTTTTTTTATGCCTGGAAGCGGGGTGTATGCATGTCCAGACCTGCCCAGAGTGCGCGTTTGTATCGGTTTTATTACAATGCGCGGGGACCACTGTGCGCAGCCTCGCATTTCCGGCGATAACGTGATCACGGTGACGGTGTTATGGTGTCGGCCGGCTCGATGAAATCGTCGGATGGCCATGAATTTTTTCTGGGGCTGCTAGTCTTAATACAGGTTCCCCAACAAGTATTCGGCAAAGCCGGCGCTCCCGGTGGGCGGCAGTTGTCGGGGTGGTCTGCAGTACGGCACATGGTGTTTTCACGGTGAACCAAGGCATTTTGAATACAAACCGAGGCCTCCGGGCAGCGCTTTTGCCTCTTTTGATGCTGGGGTTGCTGGTGGCAGCGATCCCGGTGGTCGCCGATTCCGCGCGCGTGGGAAAGCCTGCTCGGGGCGGCGCCAAGGCCGTGAACAAGAGCGTTGAGGCGAGCGCCAAAGAGTTCGACCGCTATTTTCGCCAGTTGTTGAAGCAGCACGGCATCCCCGGTGCCGCCTATGTGATCGTCGATCACGACCAGACTGTGGCCATGAATACTTATGGTGTTCGGGTCAAAGGCAAGCGTGAAAAAGTCACCACCCACACGGTGTTCCGGCTGGCTTCCGTTTCCAAGACGTTCGCCGCCAGTATGGCGGCGGTGCTTGAGGATGAGCAGAAATTCAGCTGGGGCGACCGGGTGGTGCGCTATGTACCCGAGTTGAGCTTCAAAACCCCGGCACTGTCCATGCAGCTGCAGGTACAGCACCTGCTGAGCCATTCTTCCGGGCTTACCCCCAACGCTTACGACAACTACCTGGAAGACAATCGGCCCCTGTCCAAGATTCTGCCGATGTTTGCCACCATTGACCCGCACTGCAAGCCGGGAAAATGCTACGGCTATCAGAACGTCCTGTTCAGCCTGATTGAAGACGTGATCCATAAGGCTACCGGTGTGCCCTATGGTCGTCAGCTCAAGGAGCGTTTCTTCACCCCCCTGAAAATGCAAGATGCATCCCTCGGGTGGGAGAATTTTATGGCGGCCGGCAACCGCGCGGCGCCGCATGTGCAGACCGGTCGCGGCTGGCGCCCGGTAAAAGTGGAAAAGGAATACTATCTGGCGGCCCCGGCTGCCGGTGTAAACGCCAGTATCAGCGATATGGGGCAGTGGCTGAAGGCGCAGATGGGTTACTTCCCGGATGTGCTGTCACCGGCGGTGATTGAAGACCTCACCACCGAGCGGGTGGAAACCCGGCGTCACCTGCGTCACCGGATCTGGCGCGACTACATTGATCACGCCGGTTACGGCCTCGGCTGGCGCCTGTATTCTGTCGGTGATGATCGCGTCATCTTCCACGGTGGCTGGGTGGCCGGTTTCCGTGCGGCTATTGCCTACTCCGAGAAGCGCAAGGTCGGTATCGTCATTCTGATGAATGCCGAGTCGCGCGTGATTTCGGACCTGACCGGCAATTTCATTGCCGATATCACCGGCCACGGCAAACTGGTTCAGGCCATCGCCGCAGCGGCGAAAAAGTAGCCGCTGCGCTCCCTCTCTCTCCTTCGCGCGCTCTTCCCGTAAAAACAGCGCTTGAATTGGCCGGTTGCGGCCCAATATCACCTCTCCTGAGTTTGATCTGCTGATGTTGATTTAAATAGGGGAGAACCGATCCATGACAGTTGAGGCGCATAAAGAGAGCCATGGCTTCCAGACAGAAGCCAAACAGCTGCTGCACCTGATGATCCACTCGCTGTACTCCAATAAGGAGATTTTCCTGCGCGAGCTGGTTTCCAATGCCTCCGACGCCGCGGACAAGCTGCGTTTTGAAGCCCTCTCCAAGCCGGAACTACTGGCCGAAGACCCGGATCTGCGCATTCGCATCGAGTTCGATAAGGACGCCGGTACGCTCACCATTAGCGACAACGGTATCGGCATGAGCCGCGACGAGGTGATCGAGAATCTCGGCACCATTGCCCGTTCCGGCACCGCCAGCTTTATGCAGAACCTCACCGGCGACCAGAAGAAAGACGCGCACCTGATTGGCCAGTTCGGGGTCGGTTTCTACTCCGCGTTTATTGTCGCCGACAAGGTAGACGTATTTACCCGTCGTGCCGGTGCCGATGCCAGCCAGGGTGTGCACTGGGAGTGCAGTGGCGAGGCGGAGTACTCCGTCGAGAACGTCGAGTGGCCAAACCGCGGCACTCGCGTGGTACTGCACCTGAAAGACGACGCAACAGAGTTCGCCGACGACTGGCGCCTGCGCTCCATCATCAAGAAGTACTCCGATCACATCGCCATCCCGGTGGAAATGCTGAAGCAGGCTGCGCCGGCTGGGGAAGATGACGAGAGTAAAGAAGAGAAAGCGCCGGAATTTGAAGCGGTCAACGCTGCCCAGGCGCTGTGGACCCGCCCGCGCTCCGAGGTGAAGTCCGAGGAGTACCAGGAATTCTACAAGCACATCTCCCACGACTTCGATGACCCACTGACCTGGAGCCACAATCGCGTGGAAGGCAAGCTGGATTACACCAGCCTGCTGTACATCCCGGCGCGTGCGCCGTTTGACCTGTACCAGCGCGACGCCGCCCGTGGTCTCAAGCTGTATGTGCAGCGCACCTTCATCATGGACGACGCTGAGCAGTTCCTGCCGCTGTACCTGCGTTTCGTCAAAGGGGTGCTGGATTCCAACGACCTGCCGCTGAACGTGTCCCGCGAGATTCTGCAGAAAGACCAGAAT
The nucleotide sequence above comes from Microbulbifer salipaludis. Encoded proteins:
- a CDS encoding peroxiredoxin, which gives rise to MAVLVGKPAPDFTAAAVLGNGEIVDAFNLAETIKGKKAVIFFYPLDFTFVCPSELIAFDHRFEEFKKRGVEVIGVSIDSQFSHNAWRNTSVNEGGIGQVQYTLVADVKHEICQAYDVESEGGVAFRGSFLIDEEGTVRHQVVNDLPLGRNVDEMLRMVDALAFHQEHGEVCPAGWQEGDKGMNASPEGVAAYLSENSDKL
- a CDS encoding serine hydrolase domain-containing protein — encoded protein: MPLLMLGLLVAAIPVVADSARVGKPARGGAKAVNKSVEASAKEFDRYFRQLLKQHGIPGAAYVIVDHDQTVAMNTYGVRVKGKREKVTTHTVFRLASVSKTFAASMAAVLEDEQKFSWGDRVVRYVPELSFKTPALSMQLQVQHLLSHSSGLTPNAYDNYLEDNRPLSKILPMFATIDPHCKPGKCYGYQNVLFSLIEDVIHKATGVPYGRQLKERFFTPLKMQDASLGWENFMAAGNRAAPHVQTGRGWRPVKVEKEYYLAAPAAGVNASISDMGQWLKAQMGYFPDVLSPAVIEDLTTERVETRRHLRHRIWRDYIDHAGYGLGWRLYSVGDDRVIFHGGWVAGFRAAIAYSEKRKVGIVILMNAESRVISDLTGNFIADITGHGKLVQAIAAAAKK
- the htpG gene encoding molecular chaperone HtpG, encoding MTVEAHKESHGFQTEAKQLLHLMIHSLYSNKEIFLRELVSNASDAADKLRFEALSKPELLAEDPDLRIRIEFDKDAGTLTISDNGIGMSRDEVIENLGTIARSGTASFMQNLTGDQKKDAHLIGQFGVGFYSAFIVADKVDVFTRRAGADASQGVHWECSGEAEYSVENVEWPNRGTRVVLHLKDDATEFADDWRLRSIIKKYSDHIAIPVEMLKQAAPAGEDDESKEEKAPEFEAVNAAQALWTRPRSEVKSEEYQEFYKHISHDFDDPLTWSHNRVEGKLDYTSLLYIPARAPFDLYQRDAARGLKLYVQRTFIMDDAEQFLPLYLRFVKGVLDSNDLPLNVSREILQKDQNTDAIKSALTKRVLDMLDKLSKKDADQYQKFWDLFGSVMKEGPAEDFSNKEKIAKLLRFSTTHTDSDKQDQSLEAYVGRMKEGQKHIYYVCADNFATAKSSPYLEVFRKKGIEVLLLTDQVDEWFVGHMQEFDGKQFQDVAKGALDLGDAENEDDKAEREKVEKEAGALVERVKEVLESRVEDVRATTRLVDSPACLVASDNDMGLQMRRILEQAGQSLPDAKPIFELNPNHPLVQRLDQEQDEDRFADLTNILMDQANLAAGNQLADPADYVRRLNALLLELNT